TTACGTGAAGAAAAGGCACAACTCCATGTCCCCCCTCATTGCGATAAATGTCCTGTGCCAGTTAAGTGCACTTAAATCAAATCCAGAAAATCCCACAGAGGGACTTGAAATTCCTTTTTGGCACCAGTTAAAACCTAAAGTAACCAATAGATGTCCATAAAGTTGCAATAACAAGTAGGCAAATAGATGTAGTCCAGTGTAACATGTAGAGGATCTACTCCCAGTGGGATCCAGCATAGAGAAAAGCCATACatatgatacagtatatgtttgtaGAGAAAACTTAGTACTTGTGCACAGATCAAATGAAACTCTGTGTTGTCTGCTCAGACAATGTAGGTCCTCACAGCAACCTGAGGTAAGCACTTATTCTTTAAAGATGCTGATTGTGTAATCTTGTAGTGGGAAATTAGCTTGATATATATTCTGAGAAGCCTATTTTATAAAAAAGGATGTTAATTAGTCTATATTGAAAAATAAAGTGAATGTACATCTACAATATATAATACAGGtttgtatttataaaaaaaaaatcatgtatCACTATTAAACAAAGCACAATGTATTTTAAGGCAGAGGTTAAAGCTATAATGCAGTGTAACAGGGAGGTGGAGTTTTCCCCACATTCGCTCAGCAGTTGTTAAAGTCGTCTGTGTCTAACCAGCCGAAGTTGTTGGTTGTAGTAAGTGCTGTAGTCGGCTGggacagctgtgtctgtgtgtggacagtGTCGTTATCTCTGAGCTTTACAATGTCACTGGTTAATAGAGGAACCAGCCCGGGTTCAGACATGTGGTGAGTCACAGGCCGGTGTTGGACTTGAGGTCTGCGCTGTGATTTGCCTGTGAAGTTCGACAAGCTGACGACAGGGATGTTCACACTCTGTGTAGTGGTGATGGGGTAATGGTCGTAGTGAGGTTACTGGCTCTTGGCTTCAGGTTTGTACAAAAAATGCTTTTTGCAAGTGAACAATTGTGACATCACTGATCGCTCCAGACACCAAATACAGAAAACATCTCATGAAactaaaaaaactattttatttcATAGTTTGTGATACTGACACTGATGTGGATACTAGAAGTGTGtggattttgtgtttctgtgcttagAAGTTTTGTTGTTCAGTTTTAGaattttcatcattttcatcatgCTGTAATACTCTAAAAGACCTGGCGATCTATAAAACTGGTCTAGTTTTCCTGTACTGTAAATCACTAAACACGAATGTtggaaaacatttgtgtttagTAAGATCCTTATTTTACCAATAAGAAGTCGGTTATTTCTCTACATTATAGCTAATAATAATATCTAGTTTATTGAGGTGGTCGCTCCCCAAAATAAACTTATCTAATTTAATGCATTGTTGTTCTTCTATTGATTTCTGTACATAAAGTCTTaatttctgattctgatttctATGTCGTTCTCGCCAAGAGCCATTAAAAGAACTGAACTCTAAAGAAGATTTGTGTCACTCTGACCACAGTGAACATGTCAGTCAGTAAGAAGGCAGGACTAAAAGcagattacatttattttataagCAATACAAGCATTTGAACCACCGTCTCGGGGCGACTTGCAGGAAGTGATCGTCAGCGGCCTTTGGCGGACTGAATGTGGGCTGggttgtgtgttgcttgttaCTGGAATCGTTCTGTAGCTTAATTTCGTATGTAATCACATGAGATATCAGCTTCTCTGTTTAACACAATCACCTGTTGggatgcttgtttttgtttcggTGTCATGAATCCTGATAACTGCCTTTTATGCCCTTTTGATTCTAGATAGGTGGACGATGGTTAATATCACGACGAGGCACTTCCCTCTAATAGCTTATATTTGTAATTGAAGTATGGATGATTAGCAGCTGTAGCGGCGAGCGAGACAGATCAAACTTGGGGAGCTCTGGACAGAACTACAATATCTATTGTTTAtcaataacttttttttatgaCAGTAAACATCTTTGCAATGTTctagtgtgtgtgcgcgcgtctgtGTTATTTGTGAGAGGTTAACTCCAGATTGTATTTCATAGACTGATAAAACTTTAAAATTTCAAAAGATTGTGTTGAATGAATTCATGTCTTAATACTGAAttgtttgaaaaataaaatccattgacctcagtgcagtgtgtgtagTCATTCATTTATTGTCTGTTTTATGACAGCATGACTCTCGTATGTTAACGTATTTACTGGTGTAGTTCAGTATTTCATCATATGATGGCGCTGTAGTGTACTCTAAAAACCGGCGATGATAAATGAgctgcagcgccccctggtggacaaAGGCGAGAACGCCAGTCAAGATCAAAAATTTCAATTAAGAGTAATAAGGAAAGATGTTTGTATGATGTTCAATGTTGCTGTGACATGAACACCTGAATGCACATGTAGTTCGTTAAATTAAGACACACAATAACTGGCAGGAGAAGAGGctattactttattttttatgtacaATTATACCATCATAATGTCCAGATAATACGCCGACAGAGCCAACATACGAATAGTGGCTCCTGCTTTAGTAGGTTGAGTTTCATAATGCGTTTGATTTTCACCCAGCATCTCAATCTCAGGTGTTTTTACTTAACTATCAATATCTTCTAGTAATAATCCTTAAGTGTATCTGAGgcacacagggagaacatgaataaaagaaaagtcAAAAGTAGAAACGAACAACAAAAGACCCTTCAGAAGAGGTGCACTGTATTTGGGGGTATGTCTCTATAAAAACAGTGACTACTGTAGCTGATATTTTCCTTGGACTCCTGCCCACCTGCCCTCCATCTGGGGCAGGTGGGCTCTTCAGTGTTAATGGACTCATGGCTGAGATGACGTGTGGTACGGAGACAAAAATAGTACAGAAAACCCAAAGTGCATTTAAGACTTCAttgtaaacaaagacaaaactgtCAACTTCTGCCCTGCTTAACTCGAGGAGCAGTGACTCaggaaaaggtgtgtgtgtgtgtgtgtgtgtgtgtgtgtgtgtgtgtgtgtgtgtgtgtgtgtgtgtgtgtgtgtgtgtgtgtgtgtgtgtgttttaaaaggcTTCAGGTATTAGTGGCGTGTACCATTCCACATCTCTGTACACCACCACACTGAATGTGACCCACCGACAGTTATTACCTTCATTTCAACAATCAACAATCATTTCATTTGGAGTCAGCCATGAACAGCAGCAACCAGGCTTTTACTGCATCTGCCTTCAGAGTAAAGCTCATGAACTCCTTACAGTCATTGCCTACACAGGTGTCACCTCTTACCTGCTTTGTTAATTCATCTTTGAATTAGAGCTGTAAGTTGGGGACATGCTCATTGTGGTGGTGTATGGAGAAGAAATTCCAATAAACTTTGTTCCATTATTTATGGACCTAACTGTataggcgtgtgtgtgtgtgtgtgtgtgtgtgtgtgtgtgtgtgtgtgtgtacttgcagtTACATTAAAGTAgggcccaaaatccttttttcctACCtaagtggggccctatggtcacttgtggggACCTTTGtctgggccccacaactttaaaggcctttttgagggtcaaggtgtgattttagggctaaggttagaagttggttcggattagagcaaaggttagacgtctgcctttagtagTGATGGTTAGAGTAAGTGGCTgtggaaggcattatgtcaatggtggggccccacttttatagcaccgcaaggatgtgtgtgtgtttgtttgtttgtgtgcgcacCTCCGTAGTCTTATTACTGTGCACTGTATGTAGTGTGGGTCTGTGTTCAGGTCTCGTGTCACCTTGTCCTGCGTACagcgtgtggcgtgtgtgttttgtgtaaacTCATACCTACTGTAAGTCCTAtatattatgtacagtacaatgttGTAGTTTGTCTTTTGATTCTTACATACAGTGTGAATACAGGGTGCAAACCGTGTCCCAGGATCGGAGCCGTGTCTGtcagacggtgtgtgtgtgtgtgtgtgtgtgtgtgtgtgtgtgtgtgtgtgtgtgtgtgtgtgtgcgtgtgcgtgtgcgtgcgtgtgcgtgtgcgtgtgtgtgtgtgtgcgtgtgtgtgtgtgtgtgtgtgcgtgcgtttgggTGCTGATGTGCATGGCTCAGTTCCAGATCTTTAGGAAGCTGTCCCAGGATCCGGTGCACACCGCCATGCCGTCATCCGTCACGCCGAGGCAGCTCACGCGATTGTCATGACCGGCCAGGACTCCTGCAGGAGGGCAAAACAAAGGGAGACTTGTTACTGTGAAACGTTCCTGCCCTGAAagtaagaaggagaaacgcCGAGCGCCGCGACCTGGCGCTTATCTGGGGACATCACACGTGGGAACTCTCCGGCTCTGTATTCTCAGCATATGCTCCTAAATCCACAGCCGTGTATCAGacgctctctcctcccccttccttcCACCAACCTGCTCTGTCCCCCTTCATGGCGTCCCAGATGTTGCAGTTGAAGTCGTCGTAGCCCGCCAGCAGCAGGCGGCCGGAGCGCGAGAACGCCACGGAGGTGATCCCGCAGATGATGTTGTCGTGGCAGTAGAGGCTGAGCTCCTGGTCGGCGCGGAGGTCGAACAGCCGGCAGGTGGCGTCGTCGGAGCCGGTGGCGAAGGCGCTGCCGTTGGGGAAGAACTGCAGAGGGAGCGCAGGCACGGTCACAGGCGCGGCGTCTCGGCGGCGAGCGTGAACGGATGAGCGCAGGGCCCCCCGCGGCCGCTCGTACTCACGCAGATGGCGTTGATGTCCGACTCGTGGCCCGTGAAGGTCTGCCGGCACATGCTGTCCCTGATGTCCCACAGTTTGACCGAGGCGTCGCAGGCCCCGGACACGAAGGTGCGCAGGTCGGGCGACAGGGACAGGCTCATGACGTCGCCGGTGTGGCCTGAGAAAACCGTGGTCTGCTGACTCGTCTCGATGTCCCACAGGgcactggggggagggggaggggggggcacaggGGTTAGGTGCATTTAGGCGCAGGGATGCGTGCGCTGACCTGCGTGTCTCACCATGTGGTGTCTCCTGAACTCGTGATGATTTGATTGTCATCAATGAAGCGGCAACATGACAGATaacctgagaaaacaggaagggGAATTGGATTAAATACAGGactaaatgcaaaaataaatctaCTTCAGAAGGATGTTGACCCTGTTTAGAGGGATTTAAGCGAGGACATCaaactgaagaaaaagaaataatgatCCAACGCCAGCTCGGTCAACGCAGCATCTGCCGCTCCATCACCTGTGTGGCCCGGGAGTTCCCTGCTGACCCTCACGTTGCCCTCGCGCGTCTTCAAGCAGTagatggagcagatgttgtCGAGGCCGCCGCACGCCACGTAGTTCCCGGACGGGGCGTACGCGCAGGTCATCACCCAGGAGGAGCGCAGGGGGATGGCGTGGAtctggaggtgaggaggaggaaacgtgAACACGTTGGCctgcgtacagtacagtaggccAGAGCAGCGGGTGGAGCATGAAGCGGTGCTACCTTGTTGGTGGTGTAGCTGTCCCAGATGATGAGCTTTCCATCTTGTGAGGCACTAACCAGAAGCCTGTACGGACACACCAACATAGGCTTATGTTCATTTAAAATCATCATCTCTGatcaccaggagctgaggtgtTCAgcacatcagcatcatcatgcGTGGTACCGTATGGACCCACCTGGAGTCCGAGCCCCAGTGCATGGCGTAGATCTTGGCGAGGTGTCCGCGGAGGGTGCGTCGCGTCCGCATCTGAATCCGCCCCACAGGATCCAGACCGGCAGTTATCTGGGTGGAAGAAGCGCGCTGCATTAAACGGCCACACGCACAAAGCATCAATAATTCATCACGCCCTCTGCCAAACCGACGCCACGAATGAAAAGGTCACGGGTCCCGGCAGCGGCCGTAACAGTCGTACGCAGAACGCGCACGTACCTGCGTCAGGGTGGAATCTCCACACGCCTTCCTGGCATCCTGATGGACACGGAGCACAATGTTACAGCAGGGGCAGACATGGCACCAGAGGTGAACGCGTCCGCGTGTCAGTCAGGCGGGCGTTCACTTACTCTTATTTGGTTCCTaagctgctctgcctcctggcGAAGCTGCTCCAGCTCACTCATTTTGGCTTTGTTCAGGCGTCACCTGATGGTTGGAGGACAACTTCACACATCAGACTCATCATaaaaccattattattattattattattattattattattattattattattattattattattataagcgAGGCTGAGTGTTTTTAATCCAGTAATCCACAACTCCACTTTCATCAGATAGGAATCAATTGAAAACAGTAACTCACTTAAATAATGCTGGGTGCCCGATGTGAGGAAAGCAATATTATAATGacaaacatgcattttaatCTGTTAGGTTTACTGAACCCACACAGTGAGAAAAAGCCTCATAATCTGTTTATGGCCGTGCAACCATGCCTGGTTTAACTCCAGAGAATAATCTGTAATGACTAAGCTGCTACTGAGCAGCCGATACTGAGCAGAACCTGTAGCCTGTGCACATACATGGAGTCATTTTAAACGGCGCTCCACTGAGCCTCCCCCAGTCCTGAAAGGTAAACACGTCCACGGCAGACCACGGTGTCCTTCAGCTGTGGGCCACCTGAGGTCAC
This Betta splendens chromosome 14, fBetSpl5.4, whole genome shotgun sequence DNA region includes the following protein-coding sequences:
- the gnb2 gene encoding guanine nucleotide-binding protein G(I)/G(S)/G(T) subunit beta-2; its protein translation is MSELEQLRQEAEQLRNQIRDARKACGDSTLTQITAGLDPVGRIQMRTRRTLRGHLAKIYAMHWGSDSRLLVSASQDGKLIIWDSYTTNKIHAIPLRSSWVMTCAYAPSGNYVACGGLDNICSIYCLKTREGNVRVSRELPGHTGYLSCCRFIDDNQIITSSGDTTCALWDIETSQQTTVFSGHTGDVMSLSLSPDLRTFVSGACDASVKLWDIRDSMCRQTFTGHESDINAICFFPNGSAFATGSDDATCRLFDLRADQELSLYCHDNIICGITSVAFSRSGRLLLAGYDDFNCNIWDAMKGDRAGVLAGHDNRVSCLGVTDDGMAVCTGSWDSFLKIWN